The Pungitius pungitius chromosome 8, fPunPun2.1, whole genome shotgun sequence genome has a window encoding:
- the atad3 gene encoding ATPase family AAA domain containing 3 produces the protein MSWLFGLNKGQPEGPPGLPIQPPPPPPPPSGGSSGGGDRPKDKWSNFDPTGLERAAHAAKELDKSRHAKEALDLSRMQEQSTQMEHQSKIKEYEAAVEQLKGDQIRIQAEERRKTVNEETKQHQARAQYQDKLARQRYEEQLRQQQALNEDNLRKQEESVHKQEAMRKATIEHEMGLRHKNELLRIEAETKARARVERENADIIPDIIREQIRLKAAEHRQTVLESIKTAGAVFGEGFRAFVSDWDKVTATVAGLTLLAVGVYSARNATAVAGRYIEARLGKPSLVRETSRFTVAEAIKHPVKTAKRLKSKPQDALEGVVLSPSLEERVRDIAIATRNTRQNNGLYRNILMYGPPGTGKTLFAKKLAVHSGMDYAIMTGGDVAPMGRDGVTAMHKVFDWAGTSRRGLLLFVDEADAFLRKRSTEKISEDLRATLNAFLYRTGEQSSKFMLVLASNQPEQFDWAINDRIDEIVNFALPGPDERERLVRLYFDKYVLEPATGGRQRMKLAQFDYGQKCSDIAKRTEGMSGREISKLGVAWQAAAYSSEDGVLTEAMIDARVGDAVKQHLQKMDWLHGDEEPQAKTLTLPPAGATAGGGKMGFTLPLSEAPEAQEVIAPVLDVKAGQDGESIPPPSDINTQSADGKSAPPGGKDCEEAAKAEAVTEVETVAHHADRKMKEDKPGSSPPPKDGTPV, from the exons ATGTCGTGGCTGTTCGGTCTGAACAAGGGGCAGCCGGAGGGGCCTCCCGGTCTCCCGATtcagcctccacctcctcctcctccgccgtccGGAGGCTCCAGTGGCGGAGGGGATCGACCCAAGGACAAATGGAGCAACTTCGATCCCACCGGGCTGGAGCGAGCTGCTCATGCGGCCAAGGAGCTCGACAAGTCCC GACATGCCAAAGAGGCTCTGGATCTGTCACGAATGCAGGAGCAGAGCACTCAGATGGAGCATCAGAGCAAAATTAAG GAATATGAAGCAGCAGTTGAGCAGCTCAAAGGCGACCAGATACGAATCCAggcggaggagagaaggaaaaccGTCAACGAGGAGACCAAGCAGCATCAGGCG AGAGCCCAGTATCAAGACAAGCTGGCCAGACAGCGATATGAAGAACAACTACGGCAACAG cAAGCGCTGAACGAGGACAACCTCCGCAAACAGGAGGAGTCTGTCCATAAACAGGAGGCCATGCGGAAAG CAACGATAGAGCACGAGATGGGGCTGAGGCACAAGAACGAGCTCCTGCGCATCGAGGCCGAGACCAAAGCACGAGCCCGCGTGGAGCGAGAGAACGCCGACATCATCCCCGACATCATCCGCGAGCAAATCCGTCTGAAGGCCGCAGAACACAGACAGACGGTCCTGGAGTCCATAAA GACGGCAGGTGCTGTGTTTGGAGAAGGATTCAGGGCCTTTGTGTCGGACTGGGACAAAGTGACGGCCACG GTGGCAGGACTGACCCTTTTAGCTGTGGGAGTTTATTCCGCCCGAAACGCCACAGCCGTGGCGGGACGTTACATCGAGGCGAGGCTCGGGAAGCCGTCTCTGGTGCGGGAAACGTCCCGGTTCACCGTCGCGGAGGCAATCAAGCATCCAGTGAAG ACGGCCAAACGGCTGAAGAGCAAACCTCAGGATGCCCTCGAGGGAGTCGTGCTCAGT CCTTCCCTGGAAGAGCGTGTACGCGATATCGCCATAGCAACAAGGAACACGAGGCAGAACAACGGCCTCTACAGGAATATCCTCATGTACGGCCCTCCAGGCACGGGCAAAACTCTCTTTGCTAAG AAGCTGGCGGTGCATTCTGGGATGGACTATGCAATCATGACTGGCGGTGACGTGGCACCCATGGGCCGCGACGGTGTGACCGCGATGCACAAAGTGTTTGACTGGGCCGGTACAAGTCGTCGCGG ACTCCTTTTGTTCGTTGATGAAGCCGATGCATTCCTTCGCAAGAGATCCACT gagaagatcagtgaggACCTTCGAGCCACTTTGAATGCATTCCTGTACCGTACTGGAGAGCAGAGCAGCAA GTTCATGCTGGTGTTGGCCAGTAACCAACCAGAGCAGTTTGACTGGGCCATAAACGACCGCATTGACGAAATAGTAAATTTTGCTCTGCCGGGTCCCGATGAGAGGGAGAGGCTGGTGCGGCTGTACTTTGACAAATATGTGCTGGAGCCTGCCACGGGAGGGAGGCA GCGGATGAAGCTGGCCCAGTTTGACTATGGTCAAAAGTGCTCTGACATAGCGAAGCGGACAGAAGGCATGTCAGGAAGAGAGATCTCTAAACTGGGTGTGGCCTGGCAG GCCGCAGCCTATTCCTCTGAAGATGGCGTCCTGACGGAAGCTATGATTGATGCTCGAGTGGGTGACGCTGTCAAGCAACACCTTCAGAAGATGGACTGGCTGCATGGAGACGAGGAGCCTCAGGCCAAGACCCTGACACTTCCTCCAGCTGGAGCGACAGCCGGGGGGGGCAAAATGGGCTTTACTCTGCCGCTCAGTGAAGCACCGGAGGCCCAGGAAGTCATCGCCCCGGTCCTCGACGTGAAAGCAGGACAAGATGGTGAAAGTATACCACCTCCGTCAGACATCAACACCCAGTCAGCAGATGGCAAAAGCGCCCCCCCAGGAGGAAAGGACTGTGAGGAGGCTGCCAAAGCAGAGGCTGTTACAGAAGTGGAGACTGTAGCCCACCACGCTGACAGGAAGATGAAGGAAGACAAACCtggatcttctcctcctcctaagGATGGAACTCCAGTTTAA